The Dasypus novemcinctus isolate mDasNov1 chromosome 12, mDasNov1.1.hap2, whole genome shotgun sequence genome includes a window with the following:
- the RRP7A gene encoding ribosomal RNA-processing protein 7 homolog A, whose protein sequence is MATRRRTAPHSSSRRASRLPGDKMVARKRKRVARAAEEGIPSPPGYSAIPVKFSEKQQACHYLYVREHRVREGTKSTWPQKRTLFVLNVPPYCREECLSRLLSPCGPIQSVELQEKPVLAEGPEEPKSSFFHPKPVPGFQVAYVVFQKASGVTAALALKDPLLVSTESHPVKTGIHKWISDYADSVLDPEALRLEVDTFMEAYDKKVAEEEAKAKEEEGVPDEEGWVKVTRRGRRPVLPRTEAASLRVLEKEKRKRARKELLNFYAWQHRETKMEHLAQLRKKFEEDKQRIELMRAQRKFRPY, encoded by the exons ATGGCGACGCGCCGGCGCACCGCGCCGCACTCCAGTTCCCGGCGGGCCTCGCGGCTTCCGGGCGACAAGATGGTGGCGCGCAAGCGGAAGCGTGTGGCGCGGGCGGCGGAGGAGGGGATCCCGAGCCCGCCGGGCTACTCAG CCATTCCAGTCAAGTTCTCTGAAAAGCAGCAGGCCTGTCATTACCTCTACGTGAGAGAGCACAGAGTTCGAGAAGGCACCAAGTCCACCTGGCCTCAGAAGCGGACCCTTTTTGTCCTCAATGTGCCCCCATACTGCAGAGAG GAGTGCCTGTCCCGCCTCCTCTCCCCCTGCGGCCCCATCCAGTCCGTGGAGTTGCAGGAGAAGCCCGTCCTTGCTGAGGGCCCTGAGGAGCCAAAGTCCTCATTTTTCCACCCCAAGCCGGTTCCG GGGTTCCAGGTGGCCTACGTGGTGTTCCAGAAGGCCAGTGGAGTGACAGCTGCCTTGGCCCTGAAGGACCCTTTGCTGGTCTCGACAGAGAGTCACCCTGTGAAAACTGGCATTCACA AGTGGATCAGTGACTACGCGGACTCAGTGCTGGACCCCGAGGCCCTGCGGCTCGAGGTGGACACGTTCATGGAGGCGTATGACAAGAAGGTGGCCGAG GAGGAGGCCAAGGccaaggaggaggagggagttcCTGACGAGGAGGGCTGGGTGAAGGTGACGCGGCGTGGCCGGCGGCCTGTGCTCCCCCGGACGGAGGCAGCCAGCCTGCGGGTGCTGGAAAAGGAGAAGCGGAAGCGCGCCCGCAAGGAGCTGCTCAACTTCTATGCCTGGCAGCACCGCGAGACCAAGATGGAGC ATCTGGCACAACTGCGCAAGAAGTTCGAGGAAGATAAGCAGAGGATCGAACTGATGCGGGCCCAGCGCAAATTCCGACCCTACTGA